From Streptomyces sp. NBC_00690, a single genomic window includes:
- a CDS encoding RNA polymerase-binding protein RbpA — protein sequence MASGNAIRGSRVGAGPMGEAERGESAPRLRISFWCSNGHETQPSFASDAQVPDTWDCPRCGFPAGQDRDSPPDPPRTEPYKTHLAYVRERRSDADGEAILAEALAKLRGEI from the coding sequence GTGGCAAGTGGCAACGCGATCCGGGGAAGCCGGGTCGGAGCGGGGCCGATGGGCGAGGCCGAGCGCGGCGAGTCCGCGCCCCGCTTGCGCATCTCCTTCTGGTGCTCCAACGGGCACGAGACGCAGCCGAGCTTCGCCAGTGACGCGCAGGTCCCTGACACCTGGGACTGCCCGCGCTGTGGATTCCCGGCCGGTCAGGACCGGGACAGTCCCCCGGACCCGCCGCGCACGGAACCGTACAAGACGCATCTCGCCTATGTACGGGAGCGGCGCAGTGACGCAGACGGGGAAGCGATTCTCGCCGAGGCGCTCGCCAAACTGCGCGGCGAAATCTAG